A single region of the Anomalospiza imberbis isolate Cuckoo-Finch-1a 21T00152 unplaced genomic scaffold, ASM3175350v1 scaffold_1162, whole genome shotgun sequence genome encodes:
- the UXT gene encoding protein UXT: MAAAEKAQRYEAFVSDVLQRDLRRVQEQRDAVFEQQAQVLQLRSALARLQDAAAPLRTQVDLGCNFFVSAEVPDPRRVFVALGFGFFAELTLPEALRHLERRSSLLQRLSDSLTRDGAKIRAHIRLVLEGLRELQGLQEPPVTSDP; encoded by the exons ATGGCGGCGGCGGAGAAGGCGCAGCGCTACGAGGCGTTCGTCAGCGACGTCCTGCAGCGCGACCTGAG GCGGGTGCAGGAGCAGCGCGACGCCGTCTTCGAGCAGCAGGCGCAGGTGCTGCAGCTGCGCTCCGCCCTCGCCCGCCTGCAG GACGCCGCCGCCCCCCTGCGCACCCAGGTGGATCTGGGCTGCAATTTCTTTGTCAGTGCCGAAGT CCCGGACCCCCGGCGCGTTTTCGTGGCTCTGGGCTTCGGCTTCTTCGCGGAGCTGACGCTGCCCGAGGCCCTCCGGCACCTGGAGCGCCGCAGTTCCCTCCTGCAGAG GCTCAGCGATTCCCTGACGCGCGACGGGGCCAAGATCCGCGCCCACATCCGGCTGGTGCTGGAG GGCCTGCgggagctgcaggggctgcaggagcccccGGTGACCTCTGACCCCTGA